Proteins encoded within one genomic window of uncultured Desulfobacter sp.:
- the cysK gene encoding cysteine synthase A: MKAIKDITLACGNTPLVYLETPSRECGANLYAKLEYFNPMGSVKDRVGLAMIEAGMKSGQIGADTLIVEPTSGNTGIALAFVARIKGLKLILTMPETMSMERQKLLRHLGAQLVLTPGRLGMQGAVDKATEIVATHENAFKPDQFSNPANPAAHRNTTGPEIWKAAQGQVDIFVAGVGTGGTLTGVTEFIKGKHPDLMSIAVEPADSPVLSGGKAGPHVIQGIGAGFVPANLNRDVVDQIFTVEGEDAMNGARTLARSCAILCGISSGANYHAAFQTGLQHPGKNIVFMVCDTGERYISTNLFDL; encoded by the coding sequence GTGAAGGCGATTAAAGATATTACCCTGGCCTGCGGTAATACTCCCCTGGTTTACCTGGAAACACCCTCCCGGGAATGCGGGGCAAATCTTTATGCTAAACTGGAATATTTTAATCCAATGGGAAGCGTTAAGGATCGGGTTGGTCTTGCCATGATTGAGGCTGGTATGAAAAGTGGGCAGATCGGGGCGGATACGCTGATCGTGGAACCAACATCGGGGAATACCGGTATTGCTCTGGCGTTTGTGGCACGTATCAAAGGGTTGAAGCTTATTTTGACCATGCCCGAAACCATGAGTATGGAACGTCAAAAATTGTTACGTCATTTAGGGGCACAACTGGTTTTGACACCGGGGCGCCTTGGCATGCAGGGTGCCGTGGATAAGGCGACTGAAATCGTAGCAACCCACGAGAATGCCTTTAAGCCCGACCAGTTTTCAAATCCGGCCAACCCGGCTGCCCATAGGAATACCACCGGTCCGGAGATCTGGAAGGCGGCACAGGGCCAGGTTGATATTTTCGTAGCCGGGGTAGGTACCGGCGGTACCCTGACCGGGGTAACGGAATTTATCAAGGGCAAACACCCGGACCTTATGTCCATTGCCGTGGAACCGGCTGATTCGCCTGTGCTTTCCGGTGGGAAGGCCGGTCCTCACGTTATCCAGGGGATTGGTGCAGGTTTTGTTCCGGCCAATCTGAATCGGGATGTCGTTGACCAAATTTTTACGGTCGAGGGAGAAGATGCCATGAATGGCGCCAGAACCCTTGCCAGATCATGCGCAATCCTTTGCGGCATCTCATCCGGAGCCAACTATCATGCAGCGTTTCAAACCGGCCTTCAGCATCCGGGAAAAAATATCGTTTTTATGGTATGTGACACAGGTGAACGGTATATCAGCACGAATCTGTTCGACCTGTGA
- a CDS encoding helix-turn-helix transcriptional regulator gives MISNEFKTLRSRLNRTQKEMAQLLGVSVKAIHSYEQGWRKIPAHVERQVYFLVSRTLQGTGKKKKCWDLLKCPREKKISCPAYEFQSGDMCWFINGTRCGGKIHDSWEKKMEGCRSCDVFLEMFNQIQGDQKK, from the coding sequence TTGATCAGCAATGAATTTAAGACACTTAGATCTCGTTTAAACCGTACCCAGAAAGAGATGGCCCAGCTTTTGGGGGTATCCGTTAAAGCAATACACAGCTATGAGCAGGGGTGGCGCAAAATTCCTGCCCATGTGGAAAGACAGGTCTATTTTTTGGTCTCCCGCACCCTGCAGGGGACCGGTAAGAAAAAAAAGTGCTGGGATCTATTGAAATGCCCAAGAGAGAAGAAGATCAGTTGTCCGGCGTATGAGTTTCAATCCGGGGATATGTGCTGGTTTATTAATGGAACGCGGTGTGGGGGCAAAATTCATGATTCCTGGGAGAAAAAAATGGAAGGGTGTCGAAGTTGTGATGTATTTTTGGAAATGTTTAATCAGATACAAGGGGATCAAAAAAAATGA
- a CDS encoding ATP-dependent 6-phosphofructokinase yields the protein MKNVNINTTIPVLGPARIPSPLACQGAFCDSKTRFIKDEYRISVDVRVDRIFEGNQKNIPSFELAGPREKIYFDPSKLKCAVANCGGLCPGLNDIIRSLVLELYHVYGVKTIYGARYGLQGFIPEFGHDLIELTPQRVSGIQNTGGSMLGSSRGGQNIGEIVDCLERVGVGLLFMVGGDGTLMASKAIGDEILNRGLKISVVGIPKTIDNDIFLVSRSFGFDSAVDVATLAIKGAHNEAEAYPNGIGLIKLMGRHSGFLAATAALAQPDANFVLIPEEEILLHGENGLLAAIERRLALRKHAVIIVAEGAGQNFFEDKAVEHDASGNVKLKDIGLFLKSEISDYFKSKEIPISLKYIDPSYIIRSLPANANDSVFCGLLARDAVHAGMAGKTNLLISFWNNNYVHVPMEASAGRRKKMDPSGKLWQSVLESTGQETLFNG from the coding sequence ATGAAAAATGTGAATATCAACACGACAATTCCCGTTTTAGGCCCCGCACGAATTCCATCCCCCTTGGCTTGTCAGGGGGCGTTCTGTGATAGTAAAACACGTTTCATTAAAGATGAATACAGAATCAGCGTTGATGTCAGAGTTGACCGAATCTTTGAGGGCAACCAAAAGAATATACCCAGTTTTGAATTAGCCGGCCCCCGGGAAAAAATTTACTTTGACCCCAGCAAACTCAAATGCGCGGTGGCCAACTGCGGGGGATTGTGCCCTGGACTGAACGACATTATCCGGTCATTAGTGCTTGAATTATACCACGTGTATGGCGTCAAAACTATTTATGGTGCCCGTTACGGCCTCCAGGGCTTTATCCCTGAATTCGGCCACGACCTGATTGAACTGACCCCCCAACGGGTTTCGGGCATTCAGAATACCGGAGGGTCCATGCTGGGTTCTTCCCGGGGAGGACAGAATATTGGAGAAATTGTCGACTGCCTGGAACGCGTTGGCGTTGGTCTGCTCTTTATGGTTGGGGGAGACGGGACACTGATGGCCTCCAAGGCCATTGGCGATGAAATTTTAAACCGCGGATTGAAAATCTCAGTGGTTGGCATCCCAAAAACCATTGATAATGATATTTTCCTGGTATCCCGTTCTTTTGGCTTTGATTCAGCCGTGGACGTGGCCACCCTTGCAATTAAGGGTGCTCATAACGAAGCCGAGGCCTACCCTAACGGTATTGGCCTGATCAAGCTTATGGGAAGGCATTCCGGATTTCTGGCAGCCACGGCCGCCCTGGCCCAACCCGATGCCAACTTTGTGCTTATTCCTGAAGAAGAGATCCTGCTGCATGGGGAAAACGGACTTTTGGCTGCTATAGAGCGGCGTCTTGCCCTAAGAAAGCATGCGGTGATCATTGTGGCTGAAGGAGCCGGCCAGAATTTTTTTGAAGACAAAGCAGTTGAACATGATGCGTCCGGCAATGTAAAACTCAAGGATATCGGCCTGTTTTTAAAATCAGAAATCAGTGATTATTTTAAATCCAAGGAGATCCCCATCTCTTTAAAATATATTGATCCATCCTACATTATCCGCAGCCTGCCGGCGAATGCCAATGACTCTGTGTTCTGCGGGCTGCTGGCAAGGGACGCCGTACATGCAGGCATGGCCGGAAAAACCAATCTGCTTATCAGCTTCTGGAATAATAACTATGTCCATGTACCTATGGAAGCATCGGCCGGTCGGCGCAAAAAGATGGATCCTTCAGGAAAGCTGTGGCAGTCGGTGCTTGAATCCACAGGTCAGGAGACATTATTTAACGGTTGA
- the aspA gene encoding aspartate ammonia-lyase: MYTKQHIIKLAAKSTGINEKDLAFFFNDGQDLEYRPNEWIFHESMPRRWAGIVLEGEVELVRGLHGSSRKIGSLTTGYMVSESAFLGDAAHVNSALTRNGVKIWQISREKIDRLRETDPDFFYRIVSRIAVGINRRMRILTDQLFESKKNDHVAASGFRLEYDSLGSRDVSNDVYYGVQTQRAMENFAISGAHINNFEHIVQALAMVKKAAAMANHELDRIDQTKMEAITQACDEILYGKLHDQFTVDMFQGGAGTSTNMNANEVIANRGLEIMGHNKGQYQYLHPNDHVNCSQSTNDAYPTAIKLAVLLSKKNLVRAMEELRNCLERKAEEFKDVLKMGRTENQDAVPMTLGQEFSAYAVMIDSSISSITQAADAFRDVNMGATAIGTGINSPPGYADLVVKRLSEVSGFQLRRAKNLVEATQNAGIFVHMSANLKLAAVQISKICNDLRWLSSGPRCGLNEINLPPMQPGSSIMPGKVNPVIPELMNQICYQVMGYDTVVSMAAESSELELCMAEPIIAFDLLHGMMILKNGCITLVARCISGIEANRNVCQNYVQTSIGLVTALVPLIGYEQSAAIAKEALKTGGSVYDLVLNKGLLTRAQLDDMLRPENMTDPRVITGRTDSC, encoded by the coding sequence ATGTATACAAAACAACATATTATAAAACTGGCCGCAAAATCCACCGGAATCAACGAAAAGGATCTGGCATTTTTTTTTAACGATGGCCAAGATCTGGAATACCGGCCCAATGAATGGATATTCCATGAATCTATGCCCCGCAGATGGGCAGGTATTGTCCTTGAAGGCGAGGTGGAACTGGTGCGTGGGCTGCATGGGTCGTCCCGCAAGATTGGATCCTTAACCACAGGCTACATGGTCAGTGAAAGCGCTTTTCTGGGAGACGCTGCACACGTCAATAGTGCTCTCACCAGAAATGGTGTGAAAATATGGCAGATATCACGGGAAAAAATTGATCGGCTCAGAGAAACTGATCCTGATTTTTTTTACAGAATCGTCTCTCGGATTGCAGTGGGCATTAACCGACGCATGCGCATACTTACCGATCAACTTTTTGAAAGCAAGAAAAACGATCATGTGGCCGCAAGCGGATTTCGTCTGGAATATGATTCCCTGGGTTCGCGAGACGTTTCCAACGATGTTTATTACGGCGTGCAGACCCAGCGTGCCATGGAAAACTTTGCCATCTCCGGCGCACACATCAACAATTTTGAGCACATTGTTCAAGCGCTGGCGATGGTCAAAAAAGCGGCTGCCATGGCCAACCATGAACTGGACAGAATTGATCAAACCAAAATGGAAGCCATAACCCAGGCCTGTGATGAAATCCTTTACGGTAAACTGCACGACCAGTTCACCGTTGACATGTTTCAGGGAGGGGCCGGCACCTCCACCAACATGAACGCCAATGAGGTGATTGCCAATCGCGGCTTGGAGATCATGGGGCATAATAAAGGCCAGTATCAATACCTCCACCCCAATGACCATGTGAACTGTTCCCAATCCACCAATGACGCCTATCCCACTGCGATCAAGCTTGCAGTGCTGCTATCAAAAAAAAATCTGGTGCGGGCAATGGAAGAGTTGCGCAATTGCCTGGAAAGAAAAGCTGAAGAATTTAAAGATGTGCTCAAAATGGGACGCACGGAAAACCAGGATGCCGTTCCCATGACCTTAGGCCAGGAATTCAGCGCCTATGCGGTCATGATTGACAGCTCCATCAGCTCCATCACCCAGGCGGCCGATGCATTTCGGGATGTGAATATGGGGGCGACAGCCATCGGCACAGGCATAAACAGTCCTCCCGGTTATGCCGACCTGGTTGTAAAAAGGCTTTCGGAAGTCAGCGGTTTTCAGTTGAGAAGGGCCAAAAACCTGGTGGAGGCCACCCAGAATGCCGGTATTTTTGTCCACATGTCCGCCAACCTCAAACTTGCAGCCGTTCAGATTTCAAAAATCTGTAATGATCTTCGCTGGCTATCTTCGGGTCCCCGGTGCGGCCTCAATGAAATTAATCTACCCCCCATGCAGCCGGGATCTTCCATTATGCCGGGCAAGGTAAATCCGGTGATCCCGGAATTGATGAACCAGATCTGTTATCAAGTCATGGGATACGACACGGTTGTATCCATGGCAGCCGAATCCAGTGAATTGGAGTTATGTATGGCCGAGCCGATTATTGCCTTTGATCTGCTCCACGGCATGATGATTCTTAAAAATGGCTGCATCACACTGGTTGCACGCTGCATCAGCGGCATTGAAGCGAACCGGAATGTATGCCAAAATTATGTGCAGACCAGTATCGGATTGGTCACCGCGCTGGTTCCGTTAATTGGCTATGAACAGTCAGCTGCCATTGCAAAGGAAGCGCTCAAAACAGGCGGTAGTGTATATGATCTGGTGCTCAACAAAGGGCTGCTCACCCGAGCGCAACTTGATGACATGCTGCGTCCGGAAAACATGACCGACCCCAGGGTCATCACAGGTCGAACAGATTCGTGCTGA
- a CDS encoding serine acetyltransferase: MSPANKKANLCRCVGTQTRNLQRSALPGVIERIINTLDDPECFAHIGDEPIHFSTSVRDMIEKLRNILFPGYFSNEKMDRVNQTYHMGREISRLYDILSKQIIHVLRHDCLRFDRVCSECERRGNEAAFAVIEQIPVLRRKLAADVRAAYDGDPAAKSYDEIIFSYPGLYAITVHRIAKILHQLDIPQLPRIMSELAHSLTGIDIHPGATIGERFVIDHGTGVVIGETSVIGENVRIYQNVTIGALSLPRDAGEKLRWVKRHPTIEDDVIIYSGATVLGGDTVIGARSVVGGNVWLTRSIPADTKIFMEEPRLIIKQQLKEQ; encoded by the coding sequence ATGAGTCCGGCAAACAAAAAAGCGAATTTATGCCGATGTGTGGGCACACAAACCCGGAACCTGCAAAGATCTGCCCTTCCCGGAGTTATTGAACGGATTATAAATACACTTGATGATCCTGAGTGCTTTGCTCATATTGGCGATGAGCCCATCCATTTTTCCACCTCGGTTCGAGACATGATTGAAAAATTAAGAAACATTTTGTTTCCCGGATATTTTTCAAATGAAAAAATGGACAGAGTTAACCAGACCTATCATATGGGGCGGGAAATAAGCCGGCTATATGATATTCTTTCTAAACAAATCATTCATGTATTGCGCCATGATTGTCTAAGATTTGACAGGGTCTGCTCGGAATGTGAACGCCGGGGCAATGAGGCTGCGTTTGCAGTGATTGAGCAGATTCCGGTTCTGCGAAGAAAATTGGCTGCTGATGTCAGGGCGGCCTATGACGGTGATCCGGCCGCCAAAAGCTATGATGAAATTATTTTTTCTTATCCGGGACTGTATGCTATCACAGTTCACCGGATTGCCAAAATACTGCATCAGCTCGATATCCCCCAGCTGCCAAGGATTATGTCGGAATTGGCCCATAGCCTGACCGGGATTGACATTCACCCGGGTGCCACCATTGGTGAGCGATTTGTCATCGACCACGGAACCGGTGTCGTCATCGGAGAAACATCCGTGATTGGTGAAAATGTGCGCATCTACCAAAATGTCACCATTGGCGCGTTGTCTCTGCCCAGGGATGCCGGAGAAAAGCTGCGCTGGGTAAAGCGACACCCCACCATTGAAGATGATGTAATTATCTATTCCGGGGCTACTGTGCTTGGTGGCGACACGGTTATCGGGGCGCGGTCCGTTGTGGGTGGGAATGTATGGCTTACACGCTCTATTCCGGCTGATACCAAAATATTTATGGAAGAGCCCCGCCTGATTATTAAACAGCAATTAAAGGAGCAATAA
- a CDS encoding aminotransferase class I/II-fold pyridoxal phosphate-dependent enzyme — translation MNPNAQELNIIIEQAAPHVYEMLSDMGKKLFYPKGILTQSAEAKDKADKVNATIGIAKQGSCVFSLSSVTKYITQIDPNNYLPYASSFGLPELRKKWLKELYVKNPSLEGTTVSLPVVTSGITHGVSIFSDMWVNADDVIVMPDMIWGNYNMIFCVRNSARFVTYRSYDEALTHFNLDDFERVIREQAAQNDKIITMLNFPHNPTGYALSKKEADRVAEILIDVAQEGTNVVAACDDAYFGLFFEEETAKESLFAKLAGKTSRLLAVKLDGPTKEDYVMGFRTGFSTYGVAAESNLDGVYDALEKKTAGCIRGNISNCSHLSQTILVKSMEDKDYEAAKQEKFNLLKSRAMAIKEVLKDTKYADGFDVYPFNSGYFLCIRVKGVNAEELRIHLLENYGTGLISIGEDNLRVAFSCLEETNVKTLFDIILSGINDLRK, via the coding sequence ATGAATCCCAATGCGCAGGAACTGAATATCATTATTGAACAGGCTGCTCCCCATGTATATGAAATGCTCTCAGACATGGGAAAAAAATTGTTTTACCCAAAAGGTATTTTAACCCAGAGTGCTGAAGCTAAGGACAAGGCGGACAAGGTCAATGCCACCATTGGTATCGCAAAGCAGGGCAGTTGCGTGTTCAGTCTTTCTTCCGTAACAAAATACATTACCCAGATTGATCCGAATAATTACCTGCCTTATGCATCTTCATTCGGGTTGCCCGAGCTGCGCAAAAAATGGCTTAAGGAACTGTATGTTAAAAATCCGTCACTTGAGGGAACTACCGTCAGCCTGCCCGTTGTCACATCCGGGATTACCCATGGGGTTTCTATTTTTTCCGACATGTGGGTAAATGCCGACGATGTTATTGTGATGCCGGATATGATATGGGGCAACTACAATATGATTTTTTGTGTCCGCAACAGTGCCCGGTTTGTTACATATAGATCTTATGACGAAGCCTTGACCCATTTTAACCTGGATGATTTTGAACGTGTGATCAGGGAGCAGGCGGCACAAAATGATAAGATCATTACGATGCTTAATTTTCCCCACAATCCAACCGGGTATGCCCTGAGCAAAAAAGAGGCGGACCGAGTTGCAGAGATTCTCATCGATGTTGCACAAGAGGGCACGAATGTTGTGGCGGCTTGTGATGATGCTTATTTTGGACTGTTTTTCGAAGAGGAAACTGCCAAAGAGTCTTTGTTTGCTAAGCTCGCTGGTAAAACGAGCCGGCTTTTAGCTGTTAAACTCGACGGACCTACTAAAGAAGATTATGTCATGGGGTTCAGGACCGGGTTTTCCACCTACGGGGTTGCCGCAGAAAGCAATCTTGACGGGGTGTATGACGCCCTGGAAAAAAAGACTGCCGGATGCATCCGGGGGAATATTTCAAACTGTTCCCATTTAAGCCAGACCATTCTTGTTAAGTCCATGGAGGACAAAGACTATGAAGCAGCTAAGCAGGAGAAGTTTAACCTGCTCAAATCCCGGGCCATGGCCATCAAAGAGGTACTCAAAGATACCAAGTATGCGGATGGATTTGATGTCTATCCATTTAACTCCGGATATTTTTTGTGTATCCGTGTTAAGGGCGTGAATGCAGAAGAGTTAAGAATCCATTTGCTTGAAAATTATGGTACCGGTTTAATCTCCATTGGCGAAGACAATCTTCGAGTGGCTTTTTCATGCCTGGAAGAAACAAATGTGAAAACTTTATTTGACATTATCCTCTCAGGGATCAATGATTTAAGAAAATAA
- a CDS encoding chloride channel protein, with protein sequence MNLNRKSSVDLKYAGKWVFYFVLIGIMSGLGAVLFHYLCGLGMHYFLDMMAGYRPQGPAGEHLLLPHTDTPFNQWVLLVLPALGGLVSGWLVYTFAPEAEGHGTDAAIDAFHHKGGIIRSRIPIIKTIASTITLTTGGSGGREGPIAQIGGGFGSFLATKFNLSERERCIMMAAGIGAGVGSIFRAPLAGALFAAEVLYRDPEFESSVIIPAGISSVVAYCTFCLFFGWGSLFESPSFKFDNPFQLGPYLALAVVLVLTGILYVKVFYGTTHLFRKLKLPNHIKPAIGGLITGIIGFFMPYTLAFGYGMAQEAIFNQLAIPVLLGLALGKIFTTSFSIGSGGSGGVFGPSVVIGGAMGGAVGQFFHMLMPTVVTQPGAFVIVGMAGFFTAVSNTPISTIIFVSEMTNSYHLLLPSLLVCSVCYLLATKWSIYENQVKSRVDSPLHAGEFMIDILQTIKVEKLKTLIKDVRCLNQDMSFNHFKKIFQTTKQRYFPVMNGKGELCGIFSSTDVREVLFSSDLGQLVVMKDIMVSNMITTTLSEDLNTVLLKLTKKNIDALPVVDEANPGHFIGMLYRRDIIAYYNLHVSQIREIEK encoded by the coding sequence ATGAACTTAAACAGAAAAAGTAGTGTTGATCTGAAATATGCCGGCAAATGGGTGTTCTATTTTGTTCTGATTGGCATTATGTCCGGACTTGGTGCGGTTCTGTTTCATTACTTGTGCGGCCTTGGCATGCACTATTTTTTAGACATGATGGCTGGATACAGGCCCCAAGGGCCTGCAGGCGAACATCTGTTGCTGCCCCATACTGACACACCATTCAACCAGTGGGTGTTATTAGTATTACCGGCATTGGGCGGTCTTGTCTCCGGGTGGCTTGTTTATACTTTTGCCCCGGAGGCAGAGGGGCATGGTACGGATGCCGCAATCGACGCCTTTCATCACAAGGGCGGTATTATCCGGTCACGGATTCCAATAATTAAAACCATTGCCTCCACCATCACGCTTACCACCGGTGGTTCCGGGGGCAGGGAAGGCCCCATTGCCCAGATCGGGGGCGGATTCGGCTCTTTTCTGGCCACCAAGTTTAATCTGTCTGAGCGGGAGCGGTGCATCATGATGGCCGCCGGTATTGGGGCCGGCGTGGGGAGTATCTTCAGGGCGCCTTTGGCCGGCGCCCTCTTTGCCGCAGAAGTCCTCTATCGTGATCCTGAGTTTGAGTCTTCGGTTATCATACCGGCCGGCATCTCCTCTGTGGTCGCCTATTGTACCTTTTGTCTGTTTTTTGGATGGGGATCCCTTTTTGAGTCTCCGTCATTTAAATTTGATAATCCATTCCAGTTAGGTCCTTATCTTGCTCTCGCCGTGGTTCTGGTGCTCACCGGTATTTTGTATGTTAAAGTGTTTTACGGAACCACGCATCTGTTCAGGAAGCTGAAACTCCCAAATCATATTAAACCGGCCATTGGCGGGCTTATAACCGGCATCATCGGCTTTTTTATGCCCTATACCCTGGCCTTTGGATACGGCATGGCCCAGGAGGCTATTTTCAACCAGTTGGCCATCCCCGTGCTTTTGGGACTTGCTCTAGGGAAAATTTTTACCACCTCCTTTTCCATTGGCTCCGGTGGGTCCGGTGGCGTATTTGGTCCTTCGGTGGTCATCGGCGGCGCCATGGGCGGGGCCGTGGGGCAGTTTTTTCATATGTTGATGCCCACGGTTGTGACCCAGCCTGGTGCCTTTGTAATTGTCGGCATGGCCGGATTTTTCACGGCGGTGTCCAACACCCCCATCTCAACTATCATCTTTGTCAGTGAGATGACCAATTCCTATCATCTTTTGCTGCCAAGTCTTCTGGTTTGTTCGGTGTGTTATCTTTTGGCCACAAAATGGTCGATTTATGAAAACCAGGTAAAATCGCGAGTTGATTCACCGCTTCATGCCGGTGAATTTATGATAGATATTCTTCAAACCATAAAAGTGGAAAAACTTAAAACTTTGATCAAGGACGTTCGATGTCTGAACCAGGACATGAGCTTCAATCATTTTAAAAAAATATTCCAGACCACCAAACAAAGATATTTCCCGGTTATGAACGGGAAAGGGGAGTTGTGTGGCATTTTTTCCTCCACAGATGTTCGTGAGGTCCTTTTCTCAAGTGATCTTGGGCAATTGGTCGTTATGAAGGATATAATGGTCTCCAATATGATTACAACCACTTTGTCCGAAGATTTGAACACGGTACTGCTAAAACTTACAAAGAAAAATATTGATGCGCTGCCTGTAGTGGATGAGGCGAATCCGGGTCACTTTATTGGTATGCTCTACCGTCGTGATATCATTGCCTACTATAACCTGCATGTGAGTCAAATTCGGGAGATAGAAAAGTAA
- a CDS encoding PxxKW family cysteine-rich protein, producing the protein MICTTVRDGQECVFMTAKGCSYNEGSCFPIIDECKGCQRSAEFATGVYCAAAPDPSLKWKNGNCNMATHVKTATETKKQKLNPIKASKRR; encoded by the coding sequence ATGATTTGTACAACTGTTAGAGACGGCCAAGAGTGTGTATTCATGACAGCCAAGGGCTGCAGCTATAACGAAGGCAGCTGCTTTCCCATTATTGATGAATGCAAAGGATGTCAGAGAAGCGCCGAGTTTGCCACAGGTGTTTACTGCGCAGCCGCGCCTGATCCGTCTTTGAAGTGGAAAAACGGCAACTGTAATATGGCCACCCATGTTAAAACCGCCACCGAAACCAAGAAACAGAAACTTAACCCCATCAAGGCATCCAAACGAAGATAA
- a CDS encoding KpsF/GutQ family sugar-phosphate isomerase — translation MIIDDAIQVLKMEAQALLDLIEKLNTDFKNLVNSICNAKGRVIISGIGKSGLIGRKIAATLSSTGTNAMFLHPVEAVHGDLGMVSRNDIFIAISNSGETGELNQLLPVIREVGCRIAGFTGKPESTMAGFCDMIIDTGVKKEACPLNMAPTCSTTAQLAMGDALAVALIKKKKFKKADFMRSHPGGALGQRLSGKVSDLMLEKSSVPFIQLGATMSQALACMDIHRLGAVFVLDSTDKLIGILTDGDVRHWIASGGGTSDTLLVDEVMTRSPRHLFPDSYLYEALNLMEKYEITVLPILGEKNCLKGLLHLHDILGKGTFKFNGGTQ, via the coding sequence ATGATCATAGACGACGCTATTCAAGTTCTAAAAATGGAAGCCCAGGCCCTTTTGGACCTCATTGAAAAACTAAATACTGATTTTAAAAACCTAGTCAATTCAATCTGCAATGCCAAAGGACGGGTCATCATTTCAGGAATCGGAAAATCGGGTTTAATCGGAAGAAAAATTGCCGCCACCTTAAGCAGCACAGGCACCAATGCCATGTTTCTTCATCCGGTTGAAGCGGTTCATGGCGACTTGGGCATGGTCAGCCGAAATGATATATTCATTGCCATCTCAAACTCAGGTGAAACCGGAGAACTTAATCAGCTTTTGCCGGTGATACGGGAAGTGGGCTGCCGCATTGCAGGTTTTACGGGAAAGCCCGAATCCACCATGGCAGGATTCTGCGATATGATCATAGATACCGGTGTAAAAAAGGAGGCCTGCCCCTTAAATATGGCTCCGACCTGTTCAACCACAGCCCAACTGGCCATGGGTGATGCCCTGGCCGTGGCCCTGATAAAAAAGAAAAAATTTAAAAAGGCTGATTTCATGCGCTCCCATCCTGGAGGCGCCCTTGGCCAGCGCTTATCCGGCAAGGTCAGCGACCTGATGCTTGAAAAATCAAGTGTGCCGTTTATACAACTAGGTGCCACCATGTCCCAGGCCCTTGCCTGCATGGACATTCACCGCTTGGGGGCTGTTTTTGTTCTTGATTCGACAGACAAACTTATTGGAATACTTACTGACGGAGATGTTCGGCACTGGATTGCAAGCGGGGGCGGTACATCCGACACGCTTCTTGTGGACGAGGTAATGACTCGATCCCCAAGGCATCTATTTCCCGATTCTTATCTTTATGAAGCCCTGAATTTAATGGAAAAATATGAAATTACGGTTTTACCTATCCTTGGGGAGAAAAATTGCCTTAAAGGGCTGCTGCATCTTCACGACATCCTGGGAAAGGGAACCTTTAAATTTAATGGAGGGACTCAATGA
- the truA gene encoding tRNA pseudouridine(38-40) synthase TruA codes for MQKTLKNIDNPETNFKIVVAYDGTNFFGWQRQKDKPTIQGELERTLSIILNQEIKIHGSGRTDAGVHARAQVAHFHAKTRLAPDIIQKGINSLMSAPIVIHNCERTDPDFHAQYHVRSKEYRYYILNREIPTAIGRDYLWHVKPLLNIERMNQCCGYLVGKHDFQAFENTGSPRSSTVRTIFSANWTKQPCDRLEFCICATGFLKNMVRNIVGTMKDAGTGRISPEMFNKILDSCKRPLAGATAPSRGLFLHQVNY; via the coding sequence ATGCAAAAAACACTTAAAAATATTGACAATCCGGAAACGAATTTCAAAATTGTGGTTGCCTATGACGGCACCAACTTTTTTGGATGGCAACGCCAGAAGGACAAGCCCACCATCCAGGGTGAACTGGAACGTACATTATCCATCATCTTAAACCAGGAGATCAAAATTCATGGGTCCGGACGTACGGATGCAGGCGTCCATGCCCGGGCTCAGGTGGCCCATTTCCATGCAAAAACCCGCCTGGCACCTGATATTATTCAAAAAGGAATAAACAGTCTTATGTCCGCGCCTATTGTTATCCATAACTGCGAGCGTACAGATCCCGATTTCCATGCCCAGTATCATGTTCGATCCAAAGAGTACCGGTATTACATACTAAACAGAGAGATCCCCACGGCCATTGGCCGGGATTATCTATGGCATGTAAAGCCGCTTTTGAATATTGAACGAATGAATCAGTGTTGTGGATACCTTGTGGGCAAACATGATTTTCAAGCCTTTGAGAATACGGGCAGTCCAAGATCTTCCACAGTAAGAACGATTTTCAGTGCAAACTGGACAAAACAGCCTTGCGATCGGCTGGAATTTTGTATTTGTGCCACAGGATTTCTAAAAAACATGGTCCGAAATATCGTCGGTACTATGAAAGATGCCGGTACAGGACGGATTAGTCCGGAAATGTTCAATAAAATACTCGATTCGTGTAAACGCCCCCTTGCCGGGGCAACTGCGCCGTCAAGGGGGCTGTTTCTTCATCAAGTTAATTATTGA